A genomic window from Sulfurospirillum multivorans DSM 12446 includes:
- a CDS encoding DUF2721 domain-containing protein, whose translation MEIEISTPALLFPAVSLLLLAYTNRFLAVAQLVRMLHRQSSERENCEEYKQIQSLKHRLELTKWMQFFGVLSILLCTFSMFDLFLGILELGKKIFGLSLIAMCISLFISLWEVMISTRALNMELSDMHDRCKIIEDK comes from the coding sequence ATGGAGATTGAAATTTCAACCCCCGCACTTTTATTTCCCGCCGTTTCGCTTCTTTTATTGGCGTACACCAACCGTTTCTTAGCCGTTGCGCAACTTGTACGGATGTTGCATCGACAATCCAGCGAGCGCGAAAATTGTGAAGAGTACAAACAAATCCAAAGCCTCAAACACCGTTTGGAACTGACCAAATGGATGCAATTTTTCGGCGTACTTTCCATCTTACTTTGCACTTTCTCGATGTTTGATCTTTTCTTGGGCATTTTAGAGTTAGGAAAAAAAATTTTTGGACTCAGTTTGATTGCGATGTGCATTTCGCTGTTTATCTCCCTTTGGGAAGTGATGATCTCGACGCGCGCTTTAAATATGGAACTGAGCGATATGCACGATCGCTGTAAAATAATCGAGGACAAATGA
- a CDS encoding CvfB family protein — protein MNRYLLVGEKNRLKINRYTDNGVYLICEDKDEVLMPNQYVSYAMKEGDEIDVFVYFDSEDRIVASTTFPKAMLDQFGCFEVVDVTPFGAFLDWGLPKDLLVPKALQKFPFYVGMKVIVQVCLDDETGRIIGSQKYNDFLKKELSALKLKQEVTVLVRERTPLGFKVIVNNLYDGLIFHNEIFENIEVGDEKVGYIKTLRKDGKLDIVLRPIGDKSDEVAAAKIVEILSLTGGACEMNYKSTPELISDRFGLSRKAYKRALTKLIEAKKLEVNDEGMKLL, from the coding sequence ATGAACCGATACTTGCTTGTAGGCGAAAAGAATCGTCTCAAAATCAACCGTTATACCGACAACGGCGTTTACCTGATCTGTGAAGACAAAGACGAAGTCCTCATGCCCAACCAATACGTGAGTTACGCGATGAAAGAGGGCGACGAGATCGATGTATTTGTTTACTTTGACTCGGAAGATCGCATCGTGGCAAGTACCACGTTTCCCAAGGCGATGTTGGATCAATTTGGCTGTTTTGAAGTGGTCGACGTAACGCCCTTTGGTGCTTTTTTGGACTGGGGCTTGCCTAAAGATCTGCTTGTTCCCAAAGCGCTTCAAAAGTTTCCGTTTTACGTGGGTATGAAGGTGATCGTTCAGGTCTGTTTGGACGATGAGACGGGGCGCATCATTGGCTCTCAAAAGTACAATGACTTTTTAAAAAAAGAGTTGAGTGCGTTGAAGCTCAAACAAGAAGTGACCGTATTGGTGCGCGAGCGAACTCCGCTTGGCTTTAAAGTGATCGTCAACAATCTTTACGATGGGCTCATTTTTCACAATGAGATTTTTGAGAACATTGAAGTCGGTGATGAAAAAGTGGGTTACATTAAAACCCTTCGCAAAGATGGCAAACTGGACATCGTGTTGCGTCCTATTGGCGATAAAAGCGATGAAGTCGCAGCCGCTAAAATCGTTGAGATTCTAAGCCTCACGGGAGGTGCTTGCGAGATGAATTACAAGAGCACGCCTGAGCTTATTTCAGATCGTTTTGGGCTGAGTCGTAAGGCGTATAAACGTGCTCTTACCAAACTCATTGAGGCGAAAAAACTTGAAGTGAACGATGAAGGTATGAAGCTTTTATGA
- a CDS encoding BaiN/RdsA family NAD(P)/FAD-dependent oxidoreductase gives MSRVAIIGAGASGLVCAIEASRKGHSVTLFEKNSKVGRKILATGNGKCNISNEKISIERYHGASASFAKEALRRFDTFTCKTFFRTLGLEMREGEEGRLYPMSHQASSVVDMLLHEVRSLHVNIVLECEVSKIEKKSAEFVLHVNAQTHVFDACVIATGSVAMPTLGSSGSGYGFAKTLGHSVIEPYPSLVQFVCDEPHLKEVSGVKMDATVELYIDNQKCQSVQGDLLFTAYGLSGSAILDLSRKASHALVSHESVHVVLDLLPTLSREALTSLLQKRLSVAKDKSLSLWLEGMIPKKLAHFIIENTKIAHIKEASTLGAKEIKKIVFALKALRLHVKATKGFESAEVCAGGVDVRELDAKNLMSKKIPNLYFCGEVLDIDGDCGGFNLHFAWASGYVVGQSLH, from the coding sequence ATGAGTCGTGTTGCCATCATTGGAGCGGGAGCGTCTGGGCTTGTGTGCGCCATCGAAGCTTCCCGCAAAGGACATAGCGTTACGCTGTTTGAGAAGAACAGCAAAGTCGGGCGCAAAATCCTCGCCACGGGCAATGGCAAATGCAATATCTCCAATGAAAAGATCAGCATCGAACGTTACCATGGCGCATCTGCAAGCTTTGCCAAAGAGGCGCTGAGACGTTTTGACACCTTTACATGTAAAACGTTTTTTCGCACGTTAGGACTGGAAATGCGCGAGGGTGAAGAGGGCCGTCTTTACCCGATGAGCCATCAAGCTTCGAGTGTGGTTGACATGCTTTTGCATGAAGTGAGGTCTTTACATGTAAACATTGTGCTTGAGTGCGAAGTCAGCAAAATCGAGAAAAAAAGCGCCGAATTTGTTTTACATGTAAACGCTCAAACGCATGTTTTCGATGCCTGCGTGATCGCCACGGGAAGTGTTGCTATGCCCACTCTGGGAAGTTCTGGCAGTGGGTATGGTTTTGCAAAAACCTTGGGACACAGCGTCATTGAGCCGTACCCTTCCTTAGTGCAGTTTGTCTGCGATGAGCCGCATCTCAAAGAGGTGAGTGGTGTGAAGATGGACGCGACTGTGGAGCTTTACATCGACAATCAAAAATGCCAAAGCGTGCAAGGCGATCTGCTCTTTACCGCCTATGGACTTTCAGGTTCGGCGATTTTAGATCTAAGCCGCAAAGCATCGCATGCGTTAGTTAGCCATGAATCCGTGCATGTCGTGCTCGATCTTTTGCCCACGCTTTCGCGTGAAGCACTGACCTCACTGCTTCAAAAAAGACTGAGTGTTGCCAAAGACAAATCGCTCTCATTGTGGCTTGAGGGGATGATCCCTAAAAAATTAGCCCATTTTATCATCGAAAACACAAAAATAGCGCATATCAAAGAAGCCTCAACACTGGGTGCAAAAGAGATCAAAAAGATCGTCTTTGCGTTGAAGGCATTGCGTTTACATGTAAAGGCGACCAAAGGGTTTGAAAGTGCCGAAGTGTGCGCAGGTGGCGTGGATGTGAGAGAACTGGATGCTAAAAATCTGATGTCAAAAAAGATACCCAATCTCTATTTTTGCGGCGAAGTGTTGGACATCGATGGCGATTGCGGTGGGTTTAACCTTCACTTTGCGTGGGCTTCTGGTTATGTGGTCGGGCAATCGTTGCATTAA
- a CDS encoding autotransporter outer membrane beta-barrel domain-containing protein yields MIRYSRYALLSLTLSATLLHATDFTIASNTTSTSAISILTGTSTVTLQEDATLLVSSGRAIDSSAGTPNITISIAEGAVIEASGGSSSEAIRFDRAATTFILNNEGSIIQSGTALDGSRAIKADKNFSVGGTISNGSAIGSSALISASNNDAIRIGSNVTLNNYGTIISTGIVNTKDADGSHDDISAYDGVAVEDDRTNAVINNWGTISGPRHGIDLGDGSSATITNYATGVITGNNGSGVGSDSTATVINYGTITGSYAGAGNVYTGNDPTSLNGDGDGVDIDGIATITNYGTIQGLGAGGVDSSGYANGAEGIAAGGGTITNYAGATIYGQSVGILIDDGANGTVMSSGRGTSTAVGGVVTITNSGTIQGATKAAIGLVGDYDDVIVNNATGVIIGGSSAVLVDALSSTTAGAAIQMGAGDDTLTNYGTITGQNGLAIDLGNGDDTLSLLGGTISGTIVGGLGDDTVVLGSAQTLSARTSLSGFENLTTQSGAILETHLSGTSAETLSFSGTVTLADGTIIKPVIVGSVSNGLNSTILSAGTLNTNVSQLRILDTSALVNFSLSQTGNDLIVTSTYDTTTLNAMSSNNQALLNALGSDESSSLLSSLYALSSNEEVKNAMKQLSPTTNNSVAQTVNVAQNTLFGAFSHRMNNISSPTQSGLSAGDEAEGTYWMEILGNTAKQKSYKGADGYRVDAVGVALGHEQELSSTEIFGLSGGYTGAKSYGRDESQGDNTSVNSLHVGAYYGKTEQDYTLNSSVIGTFNHYDGRRVVSFSGFDETEESSYNGYALGALVEVGFPIQGGFKPLIGAQYSYNWTQSYTEKGGSGALHVNANDASSIKSIVGAEYAYRDGNAATYLVGLRYLHEFADEATTTAGFISGSSTFSVTNAEAPRDAVQLDLSYECLRDKENTVRIGYTLEAKEDYLAHQLSLRMTF; encoded by the coding sequence ATGATTCGCTACAGTCGCTATGCTTTGCTCTCTTTGACTTTATCTGCCACCCTGTTACATGCAACTGATTTTACAATTGCAAGCAACACAACGAGTACAAGTGCTATCAGTATTCTAACAGGAACAAGCACTGTTACGCTTCAAGAAGATGCAACACTTTTGGTGAGTTCAGGAAGGGCTATTGATAGTAGCGCTGGAACACCCAATATTACTATTTCGATCGCCGAAGGTGCTGTGATAGAAGCTTCAGGAGGTAGCTCTTCAGAAGCAATCCGTTTTGATCGAGCCGCTACTACGTTTATTCTTAATAACGAAGGTTCCATCATTCAAAGTGGTACGGCACTTGATGGTAGTCGTGCTATTAAAGCCGATAAAAACTTTTCAGTAGGTGGCACTATTAGCAATGGCTCTGCCATCGGTTCTTCTGCTTTAATTTCTGCAAGCAATAATGATGCAATCCGCATTGGTAGCAATGTGACATTAAATAACTATGGAACAATTATTTCTACAGGTATCGTCAATACGAAAGATGCAGATGGCTCGCATGATGATATTAGTGCTTACGACGGTGTTGCAGTAGAAGATGATAGAACCAATGCCGTTATTAACAATTGGGGTACGATTAGTGGTCCTCGTCATGGTATTGATTTGGGCGATGGGAGTAGCGCTACGATCACCAACTATGCAACAGGCGTTATTACAGGCAATAATGGCTCAGGTGTTGGCAGTGATAGTACCGCAACCGTCATAAACTATGGAACCATTACAGGAAGTTATGCAGGAGCAGGGAACGTTTACACAGGAAATGATCCGACATCCCTTAACGGCGACGGTGACGGTGTTGACATTGATGGTATTGCGACCATTACCAACTATGGAACGATTCAAGGCTTAGGTGCGGGTGGTGTGGATTCATCAGGTTATGCCAACGGTGCTGAAGGAATTGCTGCGGGTGGCGGTACGATTACCAATTATGCAGGAGCAACCATTTACGGACAATCGGTTGGTATTTTAATTGATGATGGTGCCAATGGTACGGTAATGAGTTCAGGCAGAGGAACCTCGACTGCAGTGGGAGGAGTCGTTACCATTACGAACAGCGGTACGATTCAAGGAGCAACCAAAGCGGCGATTGGATTGGTTGGGGATTATGATGATGTGATTGTCAATAACGCTACGGGTGTCATAATCGGAGGAAGCAGTGCCGTTTTGGTCGATGCACTCTCATCCACAACCGCAGGTGCGGCGATTCAAATGGGAGCTGGAGACGATACTTTAACCAATTACGGAACTATTACGGGGCAAAATGGACTTGCGATTGATCTGGGGAATGGCGATGATACGCTGTCTCTCTTAGGGGGCACGATTAGTGGAACGATTGTGGGAGGATTGGGTGATGATACGGTTGTTTTAGGCAGTGCCCAAACCTTGAGTGCTCGTACATCGCTCAGTGGATTTGAAAATTTGACAACGCAAAGCGGCGCGATTCTTGAAACACACTTAAGTGGAACGTCTGCTGAGACACTCAGTTTTTCGGGTACGGTTACATTAGCCGATGGAACTATCATTAAACCTGTCATTGTGGGCAGTGTCTCAAACGGTCTGAATTCCACCATTTTATCGGCAGGAACGCTAAATACGAATGTTTCTCAGCTCCGTATCCTAGACACCTCAGCCCTTGTTAATTTTTCACTGAGCCAAACAGGCAATGATCTTATCGTGACATCTACCTACGATACCACAACGCTCAATGCGATGAGTTCCAACAATCAAGCACTTTTGAACGCACTGGGTTCCGATGAATCCTCATCGCTCTTAAGCAGCCTCTATGCGCTCTCCTCAAACGAAGAGGTTAAAAATGCGATGAAACAGCTCAGCCCAACGACTAATAATAGCGTTGCACAAACCGTTAATGTCGCTCAAAATACACTCTTTGGAGCCTTTTCACACCGAATGAACAATATCAGCTCGCCAACACAAAGCGGTCTTTCTGCGGGGGATGAAGCGGAGGGAACCTACTGGATGGAGATATTGGGCAATACGGCGAAACAAAAGAGTTACAAAGGAGCGGATGGGTACCGAGTAGATGCCGTGGGCGTTGCACTTGGGCATGAACAAGAGCTAAGCTCCACAGAGATTTTTGGACTCTCTGGGGGATACACGGGGGCTAAAAGTTACGGCAGAGATGAAAGCCAAGGGGATAATACCTCCGTTAACTCTTTACATGTAGGCGCTTATTATGGAAAAACCGAGCAGGATTATACGCTCAACAGTTCGGTGATTGGAACCTTTAACCACTACGATGGCAGACGTGTCGTCTCCTTTTCTGGCTTTGATGAGACTGAAGAGAGCTCGTACAACGGCTACGCTCTTGGAGCTTTAGTTGAAGTAGGTTTCCCTATACAAGGTGGTTTTAAACCTTTGATAGGCGCTCAATACAGCTACAACTGGACGCAAAGCTATACTGAGAAAGGAGGCTCGGGAGCGTTACATGTAAACGCCAATGACGCCTCTTCAATTAAGAGTATTGTAGGAGCAGAATATGCGTATCGCGATGGCAATGCCGCAACTTATCTTGTAGGACTTCGTTACTTGCATGAATTTGCCGATGAAGCCACCACAACAGCAGGATTTATCAGCGGCAGTTCAACCTTTAGCGTCACCAATGCCGAAGCACCAAGAGATGCGGTGCAATTAGACCTCTCATATGAATGTTTACGAGACAAAGAAAACACGGTTCGCATTGGTTACACACTAGAAGCTAAAGAGGATTATCTTGCGCATCAATTGAGTTTAAGAATGACCTTCTAA